In Fusobacterium sp. SYSU M8D902, a single window of DNA contains:
- a CDS encoding AAA family ATPase, translating into MKLNKISYKKEKKWEYNDLELKDINLIVGKNAAGKTRTLSSIVNLLNFIIQHLEKEFEILGEYKVEFEDNGTIYYYELNSCMENNSLKILKEILYNGDKEYLIRKNDGTGQIFSEQENKMLEFSIDTNIPAIFAKRDKLHHKVLDRIISWCQTNMYCKFGSELGKTKGLNERHLEDIYDYSFENAEQLVRNLKISLEKREYKEEFKEKLLKQMAYLGYDIESIKFVKYANGVYGIALHEKDIKNNINQLEMSQGMFRAFSLITHSLINLYEHKVNLMVIDDIGEGLDYERATKLIKLIIENAQESGSQLLMATNDRHIMNKTPLKYWQVIKRENDKIKFYSYKNNKEIFDEFEFTGLSNFDFFSTEFYAENDK; encoded by the coding sequence ATGAAATTAAATAAAATAAGTTATAAAAAAGAAAAAAAATGGGAGTATAACGATTTAGAGTTAAAGGATATAAATTTGATTGTTGGAAAAAATGCAGCAGGAAAAACAAGAACTTTAAGTTCTATTGTAAATTTACTTAACTTTATAATTCAGCATTTAGAAAAAGAATTTGAAATACTAGGGGAATATAAAGTTGAATTTGAGGATAATGGGACAATATATTATTATGAACTAAATTCATGTATGGAAAACAATAGTTTAAAAATATTGAAAGAAATTTTATATAATGGGGATAAAGAATATTTAATTAGAAAAAATGATGGTACTGGACAGATTTTCTCAGAACAGGAAAATAAAATGCTAGAATTTTCTATAGATACAAATATTCCTGCGATATTTGCTAAAAGAGATAAACTTCATCATAAAGTATTAGACAGAATTATCAGTTGGTGTCAAACAAATATGTACTGTAAATTTGGAAGTGAACTTGGAAAAACTAAAGGTTTAAATGAAAGACATCTTGAAGATATTTATGATTACTCTTTTGAAAATGCGGAACAACTAGTAAGAAATTTAAAAATAAGTCTTGAAAAAAGAGAATATAAAGAAGAGTTTAAAGAAAAACTTTTAAAACAAATGGCATATCTTGGATATGATATTGAAAGCATAAAATTTGTAAAATATGCTAATGGTGTATATGGAATAGCACTACATGAAAAAGATATTAAAAATAATATTAACCAATTAGAGATGTCTCAAGGAATGTTTAGAGCATTTTCTTTGATTACTCACAGTCTGATTAATTTATATGAACACAAAGTCAATTTAATGGTTATAGACGACATAGGAGAAGGGCTTGATTATGAAAGAGCAACTAAACTGATAAAACTTATCATAGAAAATGCACAAGAATCAGGTTCTCAATTATTAATGGCAACAAATGATAGACATATAATGAATAAAACTCCTCTAAAATATTGGCAAGTTATTAAGAGAGAAAATGACAAAATTAAATTTTATTCTTATAAAA
- a CDS encoding PP2C family serine/threonine-protein phosphatase — protein MDNNIKEHENENITQISLLGRKYQSVFVTSFVSERGDSPKNNGYFSYIELDNFGCWVVVDSNREGVFKNKIASYIGETIIENFIANPTIDKKEIEKMLIAIHKRYKNMQDSEVDIEADYSSCSIAMFVTDYAVAVFASVGNARYGVLRDNKFVKKSKDDTLAYLQYDVGNILYNEMRFRKDKEIFTKKFGADKNIKIDVSNIFMLRPSDKILLYTQGAWENLDEEDIELISETSERPGRFIGNLVKQMKKNCYLSLGNYTICGIYASRPLAIPAPQESNVTKIKLKIEENKNTIKKKILTIIAVLVLLGTGHLIYDKIKINSQINSIEKQITLNLQQGKTEIDEKDYNGAINSYTAVKKLYNDLEKYKNVDNSKIKEMDKLLAEIFVLKEAETLFNSGNELLNSNKFTEAAEHFEKAISSLSNISLNKNLKIEAENQLKIADSLAEAEIIKKQADKLYLDKESSNKEESINLYKKIAPMYKQYERNTIYNEIMEKIKKYEEEELAKNKKQVVSKLKTTTKRKQPKSVYKGDIKFEEYKYFSSLKAYEESLKTATDSKEITYLKGKINMNKQLIVAVILELKGDEYAEKKKNSKKVREYYERALEENKKLYNNKYMPKRRYLGIIKRLEDKLRKLD, from the coding sequence ATGGATAATAATATAAAAGAACATGAAAATGAAAATATTACACAAATAAGTCTTTTAGGGAGAAAATACCAAAGTGTTTTTGTAACTTCTTTTGTCTCAGAAAGAGGAGACAGCCCTAAAAATAATGGATATTTTTCATATATTGAATTGGATAATTTTGGTTGTTGGGTTGTGGTTGACAGTAATAGAGAAGGAGTTTTCAAAAATAAAATAGCTTCATATATTGGAGAAACTATAATTGAAAATTTTATAGCCAACCCTACCATTGATAAAAAAGAGATAGAGAAAATGCTGATAGCTATTCACAAAAGATATAAAAATATGCAGGATAGTGAAGTTGATATAGAGGCAGATTACAGTAGTTGTTCTATAGCAATGTTTGTAACAGATTATGCAGTTGCTGTTTTTGCCAGTGTTGGAAATGCAAGATATGGTGTTTTAAGAGATAATAAATTTGTGAAAAAAAGTAAAGATGATACTTTAGCATATCTTCAATATGATGTTGGAAATATTTTATACAATGAAATGAGATTTAGAAAAGATAAAGAGATTTTTACTAAAAAATTTGGAGCTGATAAAAATATAAAAATAGATGTTTCTAATATATTTATGTTAAGACCAAGTGATAAAATCCTATTATATACACAGGGAGCTTGGGAAAATCTTGATGAGGAAGATATTGAATTAATATCTGAAACTTCTGAAAGACCGGGAAGATTTATAGGAAATCTTGTTAAACAGATGAAGAAAAATTGTTATTTATCTTTGGGAAATTATACTATCTGTGGAATTTATGCAAGCAGACCTTTAGCAATTCCTGCACCACAAGAAAGTAATGTAACAAAAATAAAATTAAAAATAGAGGAAAATAAAAATACAATAAAGAAAAAAATTTTGACTATCATAGCTGTATTGGTTTTATTGGGAACAGGACATTTAATTTATGACAAAATAAAAATAAACTCACAAATAAATTCAATAGAAAAACAAATAACTCTTAATTTACAGCAGGGAAAAACAGAGATAGATGAAAAAGATTATAATGGTGCAATAAATTCTTATACAGCTGTAAAAAAATTATACAATGATTTAGAAAAATATAAAAATGTAGATAATTCAAAAATTAAGGAAATGGATAAACTTTTGGCAGAAATCTTTGTTTTAAAAGAAGCAGAAACTTTGTTCAACAGTGGAAATGAACTTTTAAACAGCAATAAATTTACAGAGGCTGCTGAACATTTTGAAAAGGCTATTTCTTCTCTAAGCAATATATCATTGAATAAAAATTTGAAAATTGAAGCTGAAAATCAATTAAAAATCGCAGATTCTTTAGCAGAAGCTGAAATAATAAAAAAACAGGCAGATAAATTATATCTTGATAAAGAAAGCAGTAACAAAGAAGAAAGTATTAATTTATATAAAAAAATAGCTCCTATGTATAAACAATACGAGAGAAATACTATTTATAACGAAATTATGGAAAAAATTAAAAAATATGAGGAAGAAGAACTTGCAAAAAATAAAAAACAAGTAGTTTCAAAGTTAAAAACAACTACAAAGAGAAAACAACCAAAATCAGTTTATAAAGGAGATATTAAATTTGAAGAGTATAAATATTTTAGTTCTTTAAAAGCCTATGAAGAATCTTTGAAGACTGCTACTGATTCTAAAGAGATAACATATTTAAAAGGAAAAATAAATATGAATAAACAATTAATAGTAGCTGTTATATTAGAATTAAAAGGGGATGAATATGCAGAAAAGAAAAAAAATTCTAAAAAAGTAAGAGAATATTATGAGAGAGCTTTAGAGGAAAATAAAAAATTATATAATAATAAATATATGCCAAAAAGAAGATATCTTGGAATTATAAAAAGACTGGAAGATAAATTAAGAAAATTAGATTAA
- a CDS encoding DUF4280 domain-containing protein yields MEITDKELLAICNLSNLKMEFADIAKEIDDEGNILSNHTIYSLLEKELNGYNKRDELRKKYNFPELFTGIHFYIIDEASIKDSKIKADTEKEILKDKIEAECYDQDIGSFFRITNNKKRICIYNSKKELIDKAPIVMEYYDSLCEDSDKKNNVGAFLNEWEVIFAGDDYSIGKKTLELKEEKLKKEGVFKFDETKKIIPTREEVEKEKINRNIFKGIKELSQNEITGEIVGEIAKKGVSKISEKLDFLDVNYAEHLGNIANFFENSITDKNSYSGEFKIKVSLVDEELKIVICRNKEKSIIVIAFENKTELNELENNLNKGILSKEMFALEQIYNDIKMKNPNYKIIFAGVGTAGKLATIYGLLYGEESKGFYLNQPTNISSIYKFSFQDLETTIENMTHYTKNIEADDIVSNLISSCLGYVSGVAVVVLIGNPLIAVLSTIGTIFYNLFRLANTFYKNEDIFENKKIILNILYKNELIKSKDNLNEITDEIFNTSKKYSYNYIDYFGKSQEFKNIPLELYLHLTLLEHLCNYKLFSIKNDVLELNRSNIGNILKIYLNKNNTIKKVEENIINPGHYNMEEFTTSNILTDERGTIGPAFCMLLKLFKNLQLAYIKKENCGYYFENNLPKKLEKLPDVFLEEKIILTEKMKRIEELYAPYLSSKENNPEVKKEENSEEDAAIKEKISDEYTASLLRSCVNANEDFKEKNINEKIENEDYSLITFGLSTPEDRETLNASLFKIVEERGKNIALPEHYESVMKKLRENPKSIEKYYFIKEDKYVKEKGELVIGIFDDEKKEFAPYKMGFAYSNLDKIKVGLSSIPLYFLDKVDVSSISTTKVCSGATLNCSCGTDPKKLMVTSHFSFTDNGNLIATSADKNPISNIGGFGGCKCHNKKPCINYINLSSWEGVSPNNTYKGNNLLLNVSTISCTEGGIITIDDSNCKTKAN; encoded by the coding sequence ATGGAAATAACAGATAAAGAGTTACTTGCTATATGCAACCTTTCTAACTTAAAAATGGAATTTGCTGATATTGCCAAAGAAATAGACGACGAAGGAAATATTCTGTCAAATCATACAATCTATTCACTCTTAGAAAAGGAATTAAATGGCTATAATAAGAGAGATGAGTTAAGAAAAAAATATAATTTTCCTGAACTTTTTACAGGAATACACTTTTATATCATTGATGAAGCAAGTATAAAAGATAGTAAAATAAAAGCTGATACAGAAAAAGAAATATTAAAAGATAAAATAGAAGCAGAATGCTATGACCAAGATATAGGAAGTTTTTTCAGAATAACAAATAATAAAAAGCGAATATGTATATATAATTCAAAAAAAGAATTAATAGATAAAGCTCCTATAGTAATGGAATATTATGATTCTTTATGTGAAGATAGTGATAAAAAAAATAATGTAGGTGCTTTTTTGAATGAATGGGAAGTTATTTTTGCAGGAGATGACTATTCTATAGGAAAAAAAACTTTAGAATTAAAAGAAGAAAAATTAAAGAAGGAAGGAGTTTTTAAATTTGATGAGACAAAGAAGATTATTCCAACAAGAGAAGAGGTAGAAAAAGAAAAAATTAATAGAAATATATTTAAAGGAATAAAAGAACTCTCTCAAAATGAAATTACTGGAGAAATAGTTGGGGAAATAGCGAAAAAAGGAGTTTCAAAAATTTCTGAAAAGTTAGATTTTTTAGATGTTAATTATGCTGAGCATTTAGGGAATATAGCAAACTTTTTTGAAAACTCTATAACTGATAAAAATTCTTATAGTGGAGAATTTAAAATAAAAGTAAGTTTAGTAGATGAGGAGTTGAAAATTGTAATATGCAGAAATAAAGAAAAATCAATAATTGTTATAGCTTTTGAAAATAAAACTGAATTAAATGAGTTAGAAAATAATTTAAATAAAGGAATACTTTCTAAAGAAATGTTTGCACTTGAGCAAATTTATAATGATATAAAAATGAAAAATCCAAACTATAAAATAATATTTGCTGGAGTAGGAACAGCTGGAAAATTAGCAACAATATATGGACTATTATATGGAGAAGAAAGTAAAGGCTTTTACTTAAATCAACCTACCAATATATCAAGCATTTATAAGTTTTCATTCCAAGACTTAGAAACAACTATAGAAAATATGACGCACTATACTAAAAACATAGAAGCAGATGATATAGTATCAAATTTAATATCTTCTTGTCTTGGATATGTTTCAGGTGTTGCTGTAGTAGTTTTAATAGGTAATCCTCTTATTGCTGTTCTTTCAACTATAGGAACTATTTTCTACAACCTATTTAGGTTAGCAAATACTTTTTATAAAAATGAAGATATTTTTGAAAATAAAAAAATTATTTTAAATATTTTATATAAAAATGAGCTTATAAAAAGTAAAGATAACCTAAATGAAATAACAGATGAGATTTTTAATACTTCAAAAAAATATAGTTATAATTATATAGACTATTTTGGTAAATCACAAGAATTTAAAAATATTCCTTTAGAATTGTACCTTCATTTAACTCTGTTAGAACATTTATGCAATTACAAATTATTTTCGATTAAAAATGATGTATTAGAATTAAATAGAAGTAATATTGGGAATATTTTAAAAATATATCTAAATAAAAATAATACAATAAAAAAAGTAGAGGAGAACATAATAAATCCGGGTCATTATAATATGGAGGAATTTACAACGTCAAACATATTAACAGATGAGAGAGGAACTATTGGTCCAGCTTTTTGTATGTTGCTAAAATTATTTAAAAATCTTCAATTAGCTTATATAAAAAAAGAAAATTGTGGTTATTATTTTGAAAATAATTTACCTAAAAAGTTAGAGAAATTACCTGATGTCTTTTTAGAGGAAAAAATTATTCTAACAGAAAAAATGAAAAGAATAGAAGAATTATATGCTCCTTATCTGAGCTCTAAAGAAAATAATCCTGAAGTTAAAAAAGAAGAAAATTCAGAAGAAGATGCAGCAATAAAAGAAAAAATAAGTGATGAATATACTGCAAGTCTTTTAAGAAGCTGTGTTAATGCCAATGAAGATTTTAAAGAAAAAAATATTAATGAAAAGATTGAAAATGAAGATTATTCTTTAATAACTTTTGGGCTATCAACACCTGAAGATAGAGAAACCTTGAATGCATCTCTTTTTAAAATTGTTGAAGAAAGAGGAAAGAATATTGCCTTACCTGAACATTATGAAAGTGTAATGAAAAAATTAAGAGAAAATCCAAAATCTATTGAAAAATACTATTTTATAAAAGAGGATAAATATGTTAAGGAAAAAGGAGAATTAGTTATAGGAATTTTTGATGATGAAAAGAAAGAATTTGCTCCATATAAAATGGGATTTGCTTATTCAAATTTAGATAAAATTAAAGTTGGGTTATCTAGTATTCCTCTTTACTTTTTAGATAAAGTGGATGTAAGTAGCATTAGCACAACAAAAGTTTGTTCTGGAGCAACTTTAAATTGCTCTTGTGGAACAGATCCTAAAAAGCTAATGGTAACCTCTCATTTTTCTTTTACAGATAATGGAAATTTAATAGCCACCTCTGCAGATAAAAATCCAATCAGTAATATAGGAGGATTTGGAGGATGCAAGTGTCATAATAAAAAACCTTGTATAAATTATATAAACTTAAGTTCGTGGGAGGGAGTAAGCCCTAATAATACTTATAAAGGAAATAATCTTTTATTGAATGTAAGTACAATAAGCTGCACAGAAGGTGGAATAATAACAATAGATGATTCTAACTGTAAGACAAAAGCTAATTAA